One segment of Taeniopygia guttata chromosome 17, bTaeGut7.mat, whole genome shotgun sequence DNA contains the following:
- the LOC105758784 gene encoding uncharacterized protein, producing MDRGVTVENPYASVNIPREQFQQSFITRYLRDEPTIIANPAAVPSYGTEGHTEPAHGWNSTTISTDKSWSRPHNPYASLRMPNGDSSASFYTVTLDKPAKGREQGAGRRCGCCSCCSCCPKCCCVIS from the coding sequence ATGGATCGTGGAGTCACCGTGGAGAACCCCTACGCCAGCGTCAACATCCCACGGGAGCAGTTCCAGCAAAGCTTCATCACTCGCTACCTGAGAGACGAGCCCACCATCATTGCCAACCCCGCAGCCGTGCCCTCCTACGGCACGGAggggcacacagagcctgctCATGGCTGGAACAGCACAACCATCTCCACAGACAAGTCCTGGTCCCGTCCCCACAACCCCTACGCCAGCCTGAGGATGCCCAACGGGGACTCATCTGCCTCCTTCTACACGGTGACCCTGGACAAGCCCGCCAAGGGCCGGGAGCAGGGGGCTGGCAGGCGATgcggctgctgcagctgctgctcctgctgcccaaaGTGCTGCTGTGTCATCTCCTAA